A genome region from Stenotrophomonas maltophilia includes the following:
- a CDS encoding cyanophycinase, translating into MRRPHSPLRGRFLWLALLVLAWPLAALAEDLQGPGFAYYEVGDLEAPRPGPRAPAMMLMGGGEWVPEAFQWWLRQAGNGRVLILRASGDDELQDRLYREIGGTTAVQTLVFDSRRGADDPAVLRVVAAADAIFIAGGDQSRYIRFWKGTALNRALNAHVRAGKPIAGTSAGLAILGGYAYGAMDGGSITSAGALADPMGSAVTMDSGFLQMPYLQRVVTDTHFDKRDRLGRLIVFVARAAQDSGDPDIVGIGVDEDTALCVEPDGQAQVYSADGEGKVWVVSPGRDADRLVEGEPLRFHAVPVTVVASGSRMRLDDFQAEADYQAVADVSDGEIEVVRQ; encoded by the coding sequence ATGCGACGCCCCCATAGCCCCTTGCGCGGACGCTTCCTCTGGCTGGCACTGCTGGTTCTGGCGTGGCCCCTTGCGGCCCTTGCAGAGGATCTGCAGGGGCCTGGCTTTGCCTATTACGAAGTGGGTGACCTGGAGGCGCCGAGGCCCGGTCCGCGCGCACCGGCGATGATGCTGATGGGCGGTGGCGAATGGGTGCCCGAGGCCTTCCAATGGTGGCTCCGGCAGGCCGGCAACGGCCGCGTGCTGATCCTGCGCGCTTCCGGTGACGATGAGCTGCAGGACCGGCTCTATCGCGAGATCGGTGGGACCACCGCGGTGCAGACCCTGGTCTTCGACAGTCGCCGCGGTGCGGACGATCCTGCCGTGTTGCGCGTGGTTGCCGCGGCCGATGCCATCTTCATCGCCGGCGGTGACCAGTCACGCTACATCCGTTTCTGGAAGGGCACCGCGCTCAACCGCGCGCTCAACGCACATGTGCGTGCAGGCAAGCCGATTGCCGGTACCAGCGCCGGACTGGCGATCCTCGGTGGCTATGCCTACGGCGCGATGGATGGTGGCAGCATCACCTCGGCCGGAGCCCTGGCGGACCCGATGGGCAGCGCGGTGACCATGGACAGTGGCTTCCTGCAGATGCCCTACCTGCAGCGCGTAGTCACCGACACCCACTTCGACAAGCGCGACCGGCTCGGTCGCCTGATCGTGTTCGTGGCGCGCGCCGCACAGGACAGTGGCGACCCCGATATCGTCGGCATCGGGGTCGACGAGGACACCGCTCTCTGCGTCGAACCGGATGGCCAGGCCCAGGTCTACAGTGCCGACGGCGAAGGCAAGGTCTGGGTGGTCAGCCCCGGGCGTGATGCGGACCGCCTGGTCGAAGGTGAGCCGTTGCGCTTCCATGCAGTGCCGGTGACGGTGGTCGCCAGCGGCAGCCGCATGCGCCTGGACGATTTCCAGGCCGAGGCCGATTACCAGGCCGTGGCCGACGTCAGCGACGGCGAGATTGAAGTCGTCCGTCAATAG
- a CDS encoding isoaspartyl peptidase/L-asparaginase family protein, with protein MKLRLALSALLFLPLLAQAAPATSPLLVIHGGAGVERKDLSPAEEKAVREALRAALLKGHAELAAGRPALAAVTAAITVLEDDPTFNAGKGAVFTHDGRNELDAAVMDGATQAAGAVAGVQRVRNPILLAQAVMQKSRHVMMVGQGAEAFAVEQGITLVDPAYFRTDKRWQQLQRALKEEASGQAHADLETAKHFGTVGAVALDAQGHLAAGTSTGGMTNKRYGRVGDSPIIGAGTWADARCAVSGTGWGEYYIRSAAAHEICARMRYQGQSPEQAGKGVINETIPQMGGDGGAIVLAADGKMATPFNTQGMYRGWIGADGVPHVAIFASETLPVPGQ; from the coding sequence ATGAAACTGCGCCTGGCGCTGTCCGCGCTGCTGTTCCTGCCGTTGCTCGCCCAGGCCGCACCGGCCACCTCGCCGCTGCTGGTCATCCATGGCGGCGCCGGCGTCGAGCGCAAGGACCTGTCACCGGCCGAAGAGAAGGCGGTACGTGAAGCGCTGCGGGCGGCGCTGCTGAAGGGGCATGCCGAACTGGCCGCGGGTCGCCCGGCGCTCGCTGCGGTCACCGCGGCGATCACCGTGCTGGAGGACGATCCCACCTTCAATGCCGGCAAGGGGGCGGTGTTCACCCACGACGGCCGCAACGAGCTGGATGCGGCGGTGATGGATGGCGCCACCCAGGCCGCGGGTGCGGTGGCCGGCGTGCAGCGGGTGCGCAACCCGATCCTGCTGGCGCAGGCCGTGATGCAGAAATCCAGGCACGTGATGATGGTCGGGCAGGGCGCAGAGGCGTTCGCGGTGGAACAGGGCATCACCCTGGTTGATCCGGCGTACTTCCGCACCGACAAGCGCTGGCAGCAGCTGCAGCGCGCGCTGAAGGAAGAGGCCAGCGGCCAGGCGCATGCCGACCTGGAGACCGCAAAGCACTTCGGTACCGTGGGTGCGGTCGCATTGGACGCGCAGGGGCATCTCGCGGCGGGCACCTCCACCGGCGGCATGACCAACAAGCGGTATGGACGTGTGGGTGATTCGCCGATCATCGGCGCCGGTACCTGGGCTGACGCGCGCTGCGCGGTGTCTGGCACCGGCTGGGGCGAGTACTACATCCGCAGTGCTGCCGCGCACGAGATCTGCGCACGCATGCGTTACCAGGGGCAGAGCCCGGAGCAGGCCGGCAAGGGCGTGATCAACGAGACGATCCCGCAGATGGGCGGCGATGGTGGTGCGATCGTGCTCGCCGCAGACGGAAAAATGGCCACGCCGTTCAACACCCAGGGCATGTATCGGGGCTGGATCGGCGCCGACGGAGTTCCCCATGTCGCAATTTTCGCCAGCGAGACCCTGCCGGTCCCCGGTCAATAA
- the tuf gene encoding elongation factor Tu, whose amino-acid sequence MAKGKFERTKPHVNVGTIGHVDHGKTTLTAALTKIGAERFGGEFKDYSSIDAAPEEKARGITISTAHVEYESPVRHYAHVDCPGHADYVKNMITGAAQMDGAILVCSAADGPMPQTREHILLSRQVGVPYIVVFLNKADMVDDAELLELVEMEVRELLSKYDFPGDDTPIIAGSARLALEGDQSDIGVPAILKLVDALDSWIPEPERAIDKPFLMPVEDVFSISGRGTVVTGRIERGVIKVGDEIEIVGIRPVQKTTVTGVEMFRKLLDQGQAGDNAGLLLRGTKRDDVERGQVLAKPGSIKPHTKFEGEVYVLSKDEGGRHTPFFNGYRPQFYFRTTDITGAAALPEGVEMVMPGDNVKMVVTLINPVAMDEGLRFAIREGGRTVGAGVVSKIIE is encoded by the coding sequence ATGGCCAAGGGTAAGTTCGAGCGCACCAAGCCGCACGTCAATGTCGGCACCATCGGTCACGTCGACCACGGCAAGACCACGCTGACCGCCGCACTGACCAAGATCGGTGCCGAGCGCTTCGGTGGCGAGTTCAAGGACTACTCCTCGATCGACGCCGCTCCGGAAGAAAAGGCTCGTGGCATCACGATCTCGACCGCGCACGTCGAATACGAATCCCCGGTCCGTCACTACGCCCACGTCGATTGCCCGGGCCACGCTGACTACGTCAAGAACATGATCACCGGTGCCGCCCAGATGGACGGCGCGATCCTGGTGTGCTCGGCCGCTGACGGCCCGATGCCGCAGACCCGCGAGCACATCCTGCTGTCGCGTCAGGTCGGCGTGCCGTACATCGTCGTGTTCCTGAACAAGGCCGACATGGTTGACGACGCCGAGCTGCTCGAGCTGGTCGAGATGGAAGTGCGCGAGCTGCTGAGCAAGTACGACTTCCCGGGCGACGACACCCCGATCATCGCTGGTTCGGCCCGTCTGGCGCTGGAAGGCGACCAGAGCGACATCGGCGTGCCGGCCATCCTGAAGCTGGTCGACGCCCTGGACAGCTGGATCCCGGAGCCGGAGCGTGCGATCGACAAGCCGTTCCTGATGCCGGTGGAAGACGTGTTCTCGATCTCGGGCCGCGGCACCGTGGTGACCGGTCGTATCGAGCGCGGCGTGATCAAGGTTGGCGACGAAATCGAAATCGTCGGCATCCGTCCGGTGCAGAAGACCACCGTGACCGGCGTTGAAATGTTCCGCAAGCTGCTGGACCAGGGTCAGGCAGGCGACAACGCTGGCCTGCTGCTGCGCGGCACCAAGCGTGACGACGTCGAGCGTGGCCAGGTTCTGGCCAAGCCGGGTTCGATCAAGCCGCACACCAAGTTCGAAGGCGAAGTCTACGTCCTGTCGAAGGACGAGGGCGGCCGTCACACCCCGTTCTTCAACGGCTACCGTCCGCAGTTCTACTTCCGCACCACCGACATCACCGGCGCAGCTGCGCTGCCGGAAGGCGTCGAAATGGTGATGCCGGGTGACAACGTCAAGATGGTCGTCACCCTGATCAATCCGGTGGCAATGGACGAAGGCCTGCGCTTCGCCATCCGCGAAGGCGGCCGTACCGTCGGCGCCGGCGTGGTCTCGAAGATCATCGAGTAA
- the secE gene encoding preprotein translocase subunit SecE has translation MNSKIEHSKDNSANGGDIVKYVAASLLVLAGLFVWFWFSADSGRATQLGAWAGQLRALAVVVGLVGGIGVFMLTGKGRDTREFLSESRFELRKVVWPTRQEAIRMTWVVMVVVTILSLLLGGFDYVIQWLVQLFLSR, from the coding sequence ATGAATAGCAAGATCGAACACTCCAAGGACAACTCCGCCAACGGTGGGGATATCGTCAAGTATGTCGCCGCATCGCTGCTGGTGCTGGCCGGTCTGTTCGTCTGGTTCTGGTTCTCCGCCGACTCCGGTCGCGCAACCCAGCTGGGTGCGTGGGCGGGTCAGCTGCGTGCGTTGGCGGTCGTAGTCGGTCTGGTTGGCGGTATCGGCGTGTTCATGCTTACCGGCAAGGGGCGCGACACCCGCGAATTCCTCTCCGAGTCGCGCTTCGAACTGCGCAAGGTGGTCTGGCCGACGCGCCAGGAAGCCATCCGCATGACCTGGGTCGTGATGGTGGTGGTGACCATTCTCAGTCTGTTGCTGGGTGGGTTCGATTACGTCATTCAGTGGCTGGTTCAGTTGTTCCTGAGCCGCTAA
- the nusG gene encoding transcription termination/antitermination protein NusG, which yields MKRWYVVHAYSGFEKSVAQALRDRIVRDGMEERFGDVLVPTEEVVEMRAGQKRRSERKFFPGYVLVQIETHEEAGIPRIDNESWHLVKETPRVMGFIGGTADRPLPIADSEAEAILNRVQEGVEKPRPKVLFEPGQMVRVTDGPFNDFNGVVEEVNYEKSRLRVSVLIFGRATPVELEFGQVEKAV from the coding sequence ATGAAGCGTTGGTACGTCGTTCACGCCTATTCGGGCTTCGAGAAGTCGGTGGCGCAGGCTCTGCGCGATCGCATCGTCCGTGACGGCATGGAAGAGCGCTTCGGCGATGTCCTGGTCCCGACCGAAGAAGTGGTCGAGATGCGCGCTGGCCAGAAGCGCCGTTCCGAGCGCAAGTTCTTCCCGGGTTACGTGCTGGTCCAGATCGAGACCCACGAAGAAGCCGGTATTCCGCGCATCGACAACGAAAGCTGGCACCTGGTCAAGGAAACCCCGCGCGTGATGGGCTTCATCGGCGGTACTGCCGACCGCCCGCTGCCGATCGCCGATTCCGAGGCCGAGGCCATCCTGAACCGTGTTCAGGAAGGTGTCGAGAAGCCGCGTCCGAAGGTGCTGTTCGAGCCGGGCCAGATGGTTCGTGTCACCGATGGCCCGTTCAACGATTTCAACGGTGTCGTCGAAGAAGTCAACTACGAGAAGAGCCGTCTGCGCGTCTCGGTGCTGATCTTCGGCCGTGCCACCCCGGTCGAGCTCGAGTTCGGCCAGGTCGAAAAGGCCGTCTGA
- the rplK gene encoding 50S ribosomal protein L11: MAKKVVGYIKLQVKAGQANPSPPVGPALGQRGLNIMEFCKAFNAATQKLEPGLPVPVIITAYSDRTFTFITKSTPATTLLKKAAGISSGSKRPNTEKVGKVTRKQLEEIAKAKEPDLTAADLDAAVRTIAGSARSMGLVVEG; the protein is encoded by the coding sequence ATGGCAAAGAAAGTTGTCGGTTACATCAAGCTGCAGGTGAAGGCCGGTCAGGCCAATCCCTCGCCGCCGGTCGGTCCTGCGCTGGGTCAGCGCGGTCTGAACATCATGGAATTCTGCAAGGCGTTCAACGCTGCCACGCAGAAGCTCGAGCCGGGCCTGCCGGTTCCGGTGATCATCACGGCCTACTCGGACCGTACGTTCACCTTCATCACCAAGAGCACCCCGGCCACCACCCTGCTGAAGAAGGCCGCTGGCATCTCGTCGGGCTCCAAGCGCCCGAACACCGAGAAGGTCGGCAAGGTCACCCGTAAGCAGCTGGAAGAGATCGCCAAGGCGAAGGAACCGGATCTGACTGCCGCCGATCTGGACGCCGCCGTGCGTACCATCGCTGGCTCTGCCCGTTCCATGGGCCTCGTGGTGGAGGGTTAA